From one Rhizobium lentis genomic stretch:
- a CDS encoding bifunctional helix-turn-helix transcriptional regulator/GNAT family N-acetyltransferase → MVCDPVSRVRRFNRAVTAEVGALDTSFLGRGRPLGAARVLNSIGRGQSDVSAIRDCLGLDSGLMSRLLRALEEEGLIETVPNRQDARRRIARLTDTGRSEFQAYEALSNAQAEAFLARHRRPDELLRAMDLVACSLGRHHIVLEEKDPRHDDAAYCLNEYYGELARRFEKGFDVSLSRDPDAKDMIRPHGAFLVAMSDGLPIGCVGLKGSGGDVAEIKRLWVAPSARGLGLAKRLMTAAETIAQELSVRLLRLDTNSALAEAQQLYRGTGWTEIERFNDDPYPDTFFEKRL, encoded by the coding sequence ATGGTTTGTGACCCTGTCTCCCGCGTCCGTCGATTCAATCGCGCCGTCACCGCCGAGGTTGGCGCTCTGGATACGTCTTTCCTTGGACGCGGCCGTCCGCTGGGTGCCGCTCGCGTCCTCAATTCGATCGGCCGCGGGCAATCGGATGTTTCGGCGATCCGCGATTGTCTCGGTCTTGACTCGGGCTTGATGAGCCGTTTGCTGCGCGCTCTGGAGGAGGAGGGACTGATCGAGACGGTACCGAACCGGCAGGACGCCCGTCGCCGCATCGCTAGGTTGACCGACACCGGCCGGTCCGAGTTTCAGGCTTATGAAGCACTTTCCAACGCGCAGGCGGAGGCATTTCTGGCGCGGCATCGCCGCCCGGACGAACTTCTGCGCGCTATGGATCTCGTCGCCTGCTCGCTCGGGCGTCACCACATCGTGCTGGAGGAGAAAGATCCTCGGCATGACGACGCGGCCTATTGCCTGAACGAATATTACGGTGAACTCGCACGCCGTTTCGAAAAGGGCTTCGACGTGTCGCTTTCCCGTGATCCTGACGCGAAGGACATGATCCGCCCGCACGGTGCATTTCTGGTCGCCATGTCCGACGGCCTCCCGATCGGCTGTGTCGGATTGAAGGGCAGTGGCGGCGACGTGGCGGAAATCAAAAGGCTTTGGGTCGCCCCATCGGCGCGCGGCCTTGGGTTGGCAAAGCGCCTTATGACCGCCGCCGAGACGATCGCCCAGGAGCTGTCCGTGCGGCTCTTGCGCCTGGATACCAACAGCGCGCTTGCCGAGGCGCAACAGCTTTATCGCGGCACCGGCTGGACCGAAATCGAGCGGTTCAACGACGATCCATATCCGGATACGTTCTTCGAAAAGCGGCTTTAG
- a CDS encoding DUF808 domain-containing protein yields MSVGLIALLDDVAALAKAAAASLDDVVAQAGRAGAKAAGVVIDDAAVTPRYVTGLSAARELPIIARIAAGSLKNKLLFLLPAALVLSLLLPQAVTPLLMLGGLYLCYEGAEKVYELVVPHAAHAHENALETISVDPKTFEDEKVASAIRTDFILSAEIMAITLGSLPETGLAMQALVLALVGTLITAAVYGVVALIVKADDFGLWLARRSSPSQAGTVLRVLGRGLVHGMPYLLKVLGLIGTAAMIWVGGGIIVHGAESFGFAWLSHLLHDAGEGAAHAMPAIGGLVSWLIQAVGSGLVGILLGLATIPAVGYAVAPAWQWCVARLRRLRTA; encoded by the coding sequence GTGAGTGTCGGCCTGATTGCCCTCCTTGATGATGTCGCCGCGCTGGCGAAAGCGGCCGCTGCTTCTCTGGACGACGTGGTCGCCCAGGCGGGCAGAGCCGGCGCCAAAGCCGCCGGTGTCGTAATCGATGACGCAGCCGTCACGCCGCGTTATGTGACCGGCCTTTCGGCGGCGCGCGAACTGCCGATCATCGCACGGATCGCTGCCGGTTCTCTCAAGAACAAACTTCTGTTCCTCCTGCCGGCCGCACTCGTCCTCAGCCTTCTCCTGCCGCAGGCTGTGACGCCGCTGCTCATGCTCGGTGGGCTCTACCTCTGCTACGAAGGCGCCGAAAAGGTCTACGAACTCGTCGTGCCGCACGCGGCCCATGCCCACGAGAACGCACTCGAGACGATCAGCGTCGATCCCAAGACCTTCGAGGACGAAAAGGTTGCGAGCGCCATCAGGACCGATTTCATCCTGTCGGCAGAGATCATGGCGATCACCCTCGGCTCCCTGCCCGAGACCGGTCTGGCGATGCAGGCGCTGGTTCTCGCTTTGGTCGGCACCCTGATCACCGCTGCCGTTTACGGCGTCGTCGCCTTGATCGTGAAGGCGGACGATTTTGGCTTATGGCTGGCCCGGCGCTCCTCCCCGTCCCAGGCGGGCACGGTCCTACGCGTGCTGGGGCGCGGCCTGGTGCACGGCATGCCCTATCTTCTCAAGGTGCTCGGCCTGATCGGGACGGCGGCGATGATCTGGGTCGGCGGCGGCATTATTGTGCACGGCGCCGAAAGCTTCGGTTTCGCCTGGCTGAGCCATCTTCTCCACGATGCAGGCGAAGGCGCTGCGCATGCTATGCCGGCCATTGGCGGCCTGGTTTCCTGGCTGATCCAGGCTGTCGGTTCGGGTCTCGTCGGCATCCTCCTTGGGCTCGCGACCATCCCGGCCGTCGGCTATGCTGTAGCGCCCGCATGGCAGTGGTGCGTGGCGCGCCTGCGGAGGTTGAGGACCGCGTGA
- a CDS encoding Lrp/AsnC family transcriptional regulator → MPIALDAIDRHILRVLQRDGRISNVDLAKEVGLSPSPCLRRVRLLEEAGVIDRYVAVLDPAKVGAGLTVFARVWFKTQDAEVTLRFAEAVRRFPEVMECYLTTGECDAVLRIVTADLHSYWRFQADHLTRIPSVLSVKTDVPMETLKRSFELPLR, encoded by the coding sequence ATGCCAATCGCTCTAGACGCGATCGATCGTCATATCCTGCGCGTGCTTCAGCGCGATGGGCGTATCTCGAATGTCGATCTGGCGAAGGAGGTGGGGCTGTCGCCGTCACCCTGCCTGCGCCGGGTGCGGCTGCTTGAGGAGGCCGGCGTTATCGACCGCTATGTCGCCGTTCTGGATCCGGCGAAGGTCGGGGCGGGCCTGACGGTTTTTGCCCGCGTATGGTTCAAAACGCAGGACGCGGAGGTCACGCTGCGCTTTGCCGAAGCCGTCCGGCGGTTTCCCGAAGTGATGGAATGCTATCTAACGACGGGAGAATGCGATGCCGTCCTTCGGATCGTGACTGCCGACCTGCACAGCTACTGGCGTTTTCAGGCCGATCACCTGACCCGCATTCCAAGCGTCCTCAGCGTCAAAACCGATGTGCCGATGGAAACGCTGAAGCGGAGCTTCGAACTGCCGTTGCGGTAG
- a CDS encoding argininosuccinate synthase, which produces MARKIEKIVLAYSGGLDTSVILKWLQETYGCEVVTFTADLGQGDELEPARAKAAMFGVKDIRIVDLREEFVRDFVFPMLRSNALYEGQYLLGSSISRPLIAKHLVAIAREAGADAVAHGATGKGNDQIRLELAVNALAPSIEVIAPWRQWNIRSRMQLLEYAGKHRIPVPSDKRGEAPFSIDANLLHTSTEGKVLENPAEVAPDHIYRRTVDPIDAPDAPEIVTIGFENGDPVSLDGQIMTPAALLTQLNELGGRHGIGRLDLVENRCIGMKSRGVYETPGGTILLTAHRGIESITLDRAAMHLKDEIMPRYAELIYNGLWFAPERDMLQALIDRSQAFVSGEVTMRLYKGSASVISRTSPCSLYSADLVTFEESSIAYDHLDAEGFIRLKGLRLRNWAVRNGR; this is translated from the coding sequence ATGGCAAGGAAGATAGAGAAGATCGTGCTCGCTTATTCGGGCGGACTGGATACATCGGTCATTCTCAAATGGCTGCAGGAGACCTACGGATGCGAGGTCGTGACCTTCACCGCCGATCTCGGCCAGGGCGACGAACTCGAACCCGCGCGGGCAAAGGCGGCGATGTTTGGAGTCAAGGACATCCGCATCGTTGATCTGCGTGAGGAATTCGTCCGCGACTTCGTCTTTCCGATGCTGCGGTCAAACGCGCTCTATGAGGGGCAGTATCTCCTCGGCAGTTCGATCTCCCGGCCGCTGATTGCCAAGCATCTTGTCGCCATTGCCCGGGAGGCTGGCGCGGATGCTGTTGCCCATGGTGCAACAGGCAAAGGCAATGACCAGATCCGGCTCGAGCTTGCCGTCAATGCGCTCGCTCCGTCGATCGAGGTGATTGCTCCGTGGCGCCAATGGAATATCCGCTCACGCATGCAGCTTCTGGAATATGCCGGGAAGCATCGGATCCCCGTGCCGAGCGACAAGCGCGGCGAGGCGCCGTTCTCGATCGACGCCAACCTCCTGCACACCTCGACCGAAGGCAAGGTTCTTGAAAATCCGGCGGAGGTCGCACCCGATCATATCTATCGGCGCACAGTCGATCCCATCGACGCTCCCGATGCCCCCGAGATCGTCACCATCGGTTTCGAGAACGGTGACCCGGTTTCCCTGGACGGACAGATCATGACTCCGGCGGCATTGCTGACACAACTCAACGAATTGGGCGGCCGGCATGGCATCGGGCGGCTCGATCTGGTTGAAAACCGTTGCATCGGCATGAAGTCGAGGGGAGTGTACGAGACGCCGGGAGGAACGATCCTTCTTACCGCGCATCGCGGGATTGAATCGATCACGCTCGATCGCGCCGCCATGCATCTGAAGGATGAGATCATGCCCCGCTACGCCGAGCTGATCTACAACGGCCTCTGGTTCGCACCCGAGCGGGACATGCTGCAAGCCCTGATCGACCGAAGCCAGGCCTTCGTCAGCGGCGAAGTGACGATGAGGCTCTATAAGGGAAGCGCCTCTGTTATTTCTCGTACTTCGCCTTGCTCACTCTATTCCGCCGACCTCGTCACCTTCGAGGAAAGCTCGATCGCCTATGACCATCTTGATGCCGAAGGTTTCATCAGGCTCAAGGGATTACGGCTTAGAAATTGGGCAGTCCGCAATGGACGATGA
- a CDS encoding phosphodiester glycosidase family protein, with the protein MSHLRQGVLAAAMMLAAMMTFLDQAHAEPCEQETFDEATYVICTLEPGKADLRLFWKDADGEPYRAFSSLAEVIGAEGKRLALAVNAGMYRADFSPMGLYVENSKELKPANTAEAGGSLGRVPNFYKKPNGVFFLGEADAGILPTGEFLKRAPKVRFATQSGPMLVIADKLNPIFIAGSTDRTRRSGVGVCTDGAVRFAISEDGVNFYDFARLFRDRLKCHDALFLDGGRGVGLYYPAMGRNDRSWHGGYGPIFGLVE; encoded by the coding sequence ATGTCCCATCTTAGACAGGGCGTGCTCGCCGCGGCCATGATGCTGGCTGCGATGATGACGTTCCTGGATCAAGCGCATGCCGAGCCATGCGAACAGGAAACTTTCGACGAGGCGACATACGTCATCTGCACTCTGGAACCGGGAAAAGCCGACCTGCGTCTGTTCTGGAAGGACGCCGATGGTGAGCCATATCGCGCTTTTTCAAGCCTGGCCGAAGTCATTGGCGCCGAGGGAAAGAGGCTGGCCCTGGCGGTCAACGCCGGCATGTACCGGGCCGATTTTTCGCCGATGGGCCTATATGTCGAGAATTCCAAGGAATTGAAACCTGCCAATACGGCAGAGGCCGGAGGCTCTCTCGGTCGGGTCCCGAATTTCTACAAGAAGCCGAACGGCGTGTTCTTTCTTGGCGAAGCAGACGCCGGCATACTTCCGACCGGGGAGTTTCTAAAGCGCGCGCCCAAGGTGCGGTTCGCCACGCAGTCCGGCCCGATGCTCGTCATCGCCGATAAGCTGAACCCGATCTTCATCGCCGGGTCGACGGACCGAACCCGCCGAAGCGGGGTCGGCGTCTGCACGGACGGTGCGGTTCGCTTCGCGATCAGCGAAGACGGGGTCAATTTCTACGATTTCGCGCGGCTCTTCCGCGACCGGCTGAAATGCCACGACGCGCTGTTTCTCGATGGTGGACGAGGTGTTGGGCTTTACTATCCAGCCATGGGCCGCAACGACCGCTCCTGGCACGGCGGCTACGGCCCCATCTTCGGGCTGGTGGAATAG
- a CDS encoding ABC transporter ATP-binding protein: MAISDAIYRPFETWIRPLDIPYRPLPSKGPVAVLWHFIQMLRGVVIAMALTSMAVEAINLTIIWGLSVIVDGVTTQGVEQFVQSRFLLLAFLALLIFPVMPIFFYVTNILNSHTIGISLPIAIQWQGHKAIERQDLAFFHDLFAGQVASRLGQVANAVQQQILIGFQTAPRFLLQIVGSVLLLLAVSWQLALPVIAWVVVNVLFTVKVVPEFTERSRRSAKQNSLVSGALTDIYGNIQMVKQFAAEDSEAGALRKIMSKAVHTLHHEQRIYRTTELVVISLNMLLWLVMLGIGFWGLFDRFLTVGDFVATVYILQRLSAGSFTFLQMGQQIFKALGTIKDAMPVLTTPPTITDRPDAESLTVSRGEIRFEKVGFAYKSGKPVINELSLTVRPGEKVGLVGLSGAGKTTLANLLLRFYDICDGAILIDGKDIRAVTQASLRRAIGVIAQDVALLHRSVGDNIRYGRPEATRHEIEEVAKMASADGFIADLADGEGRKGYDAFVGDRGIKLSGGQRQRVAIARVLLKDAPILVLDEATSALDSESEAAIQERLNLVMEGKTVIAIAHRLSTIAKMDRIIVIDRGRIVEEGRPEELVEREGLFARLWKRQTGGFIPEDIDEPSPASPAA, translated from the coding sequence ATGGCGATTTCCGATGCGATCTATCGTCCCTTCGAAACCTGGATCCGGCCGCTTGACATTCCCTATCGGCCGCTGCCTTCCAAGGGGCCTGTGGCCGTCCTTTGGCATTTCATCCAAATGCTTCGGGGCGTCGTCATCGCCATGGCGCTCACATCGATGGCGGTCGAAGCGATCAACCTGACAATCATCTGGGGGCTGTCTGTAATCGTCGACGGCGTGACGACGCAGGGCGTCGAGCAGTTCGTTCAGAGCCGCTTTTTGCTGTTGGCATTTCTGGCTCTTCTGATCTTTCCGGTGATGCCTATTTTCTTCTACGTCACCAATATTCTGAACTCACATACGATCGGCATCAGCCTGCCGATCGCCATACAATGGCAAGGCCACAAGGCCATCGAACGGCAAGATCTCGCCTTCTTCCATGATCTTTTCGCCGGTCAGGTCGCATCTCGACTCGGCCAGGTGGCCAATGCGGTTCAGCAACAGATTCTCATCGGATTTCAAACGGCGCCACGCTTCCTCCTCCAGATTGTCGGCTCGGTTCTGCTTCTGCTCGCGGTGTCGTGGCAATTGGCGCTGCCGGTCATCGCCTGGGTGGTGGTCAATGTGCTGTTCACCGTCAAGGTCGTGCCCGAATTCACCGAGCGTTCCCGGCGCTCGGCAAAGCAGAACAGCCTGGTTTCGGGTGCGCTGACGGACATTTACGGCAACATTCAGATGGTCAAGCAGTTTGCCGCCGAAGACAGTGAGGCCGGCGCGCTCAGGAAGATCATGTCAAAGGCAGTGCATACGCTTCATCATGAGCAGCGCATCTACCGGACGACGGAGCTGGTTGTCATCAGCCTCAACATGCTGCTCTGGCTCGTCATGCTGGGGATCGGCTTCTGGGGTCTGTTTGACCGGTTTCTGACCGTGGGCGATTTCGTGGCGACGGTTTATATCCTCCAGCGCCTCTCAGCAGGGTCCTTCACCTTCCTTCAGATGGGCCAGCAGATTTTCAAGGCGCTCGGTACCATTAAGGACGCGATGCCCGTCCTGACGACGCCGCCGACGATCACCGACCGGCCGGATGCGGAAAGCCTCACGGTCAGCCGCGGGGAAATCCGCTTTGAAAAGGTCGGCTTTGCCTACAAGTCAGGCAAGCCCGTCATAAACGAATTGTCGCTGACGGTCCGGCCAGGCGAGAAGGTGGGCTTGGTTGGCCTCTCCGGCGCAGGCAAGACGACGCTCGCAAATCTGTTGCTGCGCTTCTATGACATCTGTGATGGTGCGATCCTGATTGACGGGAAGGATATTCGCGCGGTGACGCAGGCAAGTCTTCGCCGCGCCATCGGGGTCATCGCGCAGGACGTCGCGCTGCTGCACCGCTCCGTCGGCGACAACATCCGTTACGGCCGGCCGGAGGCGACAAGGCATGAGATCGAAGAGGTGGCAAAGATGGCGAGCGCCGATGGCTTCATTGCCGATCTTGCCGATGGAGAAGGACGTAAGGGCTATGACGCTTTCGTCGGCGATCGCGGCATCAAACTGTCAGGCGGCCAGCGGCAGCGCGTGGCGATCGCCCGCGTTCTGCTGAAGGACGCGCCGATCCTGGTGCTCGACGAGGCGACCTCCGCGCTCGACAGCGAATCCGAAGCCGCCATCCAGGAAAGGCTGAACCTCGTCATGGAGGGAAAGACGGTGATCGCCATCGCCCATCGCCTTTCGACCATCGCCAAGATGGATCGGATCATCGTGATCGATCGCGGACGCATCGTGGAAGAGGGCAGGCCGGAGGAACTGGTCGAACGGGAGGGGTTGTTTGCCCGCCTGTGGAAACGCCAAACCGGCGGTTTCATTCCCGAAGATATCGACGAACCATCGCCGGCCTCACCTGCGGCCTAG
- a CDS encoding GFA family protein encodes MLRGSCHCGKTSWTLEGDPGSVTACNCTLCRRYGVLWAYDYEGERIALAGETASYTRSGRDNPSLEILFCPSCACVLSWRGLRLQKDGRRRMAVNIRLAPPDLVADLPIDHFDGLNTFEDLASDGRCVRDLWF; translated from the coding sequence ATGCTGAGGGGATCATGCCATTGCGGCAAAACGAGCTGGACACTCGAAGGTGATCCCGGCTCGGTCACTGCCTGCAACTGCACCCTCTGCCGACGCTACGGCGTTTTGTGGGCCTATGATTACGAAGGAGAGCGCATCGCGCTTGCCGGCGAAACCGCCTCCTACACCCGATCCGGCAGAGACAACCCGTCACTCGAAATATTGTTCTGCCCGTCCTGCGCCTGTGTGCTCAGCTGGCGCGGCCTTCGCCTGCAAAAGGATGGCCGCCGCCGGATGGCCGTCAACATCCGGCTTGCGCCGCCGGATCTCGTCGCCGACCTGCCGATCGATCATTTCGACGGCTTGAACACGTTTGAGGATCTCGCATCCGACGGACGCTGCGTGCGCGATCTCTGGTTCTGA
- a CDS encoding VOC family protein gives MAKNTICVWYDKEAEAAAHFYAATFPDSEVGAVIRAPGDYPEGKQGDVLVVEFTVAGVSCIGLNGGPVFQHNEAFSFQIATDDQEETDRYWNAIVGNGGQESECGWCKDRWGVSWQITPRVLSEALAAGGDQAKRAFDAMMTMKKIDVAAIEAARRG, from the coding sequence ATGGCAAAGAACACGATTTGCGTATGGTACGACAAGGAGGCGGAGGCTGCCGCCCACTTCTATGCCGCGACCTTTCCCGACAGCGAGGTTGGAGCCGTCATTCGCGCACCGGGAGATTACCCCGAGGGCAAGCAGGGAGACGTATTGGTCGTCGAATTCACCGTTGCGGGTGTCTCCTGCATCGGTCTGAACGGCGGTCCCGTATTCCAACACAACGAGGCTTTTTCATTTCAGATCGCAACCGACGATCAGGAAGAAACCGACCGCTATTGGAACGCCATCGTCGGCAATGGCGGCCAGGAGAGCGAATGCGGCTGGTGCAAGGACAGGTGGGGAGTGTCGTGGCAGATCACGCCGCGCGTGCTCTCAGAAGCGCTCGCGGCAGGCGGTGATCAGGCAAAGCGAGCTTTCGACGCGATGATGACCATGAAGAAAATCGACGTCGCGGCGATCGAGGCGGCCCGGCGCGGCTGA
- the dapB gene encoding 4-hydroxy-tetrahydrodipicolinate reductase, producing MTSPVKIAVAGANGRMGRAIQSLLGADPGFAFVGGIGRPGSVGAGLIDRAAAIGVADVILDFTTGSAAAELAGLCALAGGPALVIGATGFEPDELERIGEAAGRVPILRSGNFSIGLNMLVGLVEQAARALPAEGWDIEILEAHHARKIDAPSGTALMLGNAAAAGRGVSLASVERRARDGITGKRPPGEIGFAVLRAGGIIGEHSVLFAAAEEVITLSHSALDRAMFARGALAAARWLAGRAPGEYSMRDVLGLAPGGR from the coding sequence GTGACCTCACCTGTCAAAATCGCCGTCGCCGGTGCGAACGGCCGGATGGGCCGCGCCATCCAGTCCTTGCTGGGGGCCGATCCGGGTTTTGCCTTCGTCGGCGGCATCGGGCGTCCGGGCTCTGTGGGCGCGGGGCTGATCGATCGTGCGGCCGCGATCGGTGTGGCGGATGTGATCCTGGACTTCACCACCGGCAGCGCGGCGGCAGAGCTCGCCGGCCTGTGCGCGTTGGCCGGCGGACCGGCGCTGGTCATCGGGGCAACCGGCTTCGAGCCCGACGAGTTGGAGCGGATCGGCGAGGCCGCCGGCCGCGTCCCTATCCTGCGCTCCGGCAATTTCTCCATTGGCCTCAACATGCTGGTTGGCCTCGTCGAGCAGGCCGCGCGCGCCCTTCCCGCTGAGGGTTGGGATATCGAAATCCTCGAGGCCCATCACGCGCGGAAAATCGACGCGCCGTCCGGAACGGCGCTAATGCTGGGCAATGCCGCCGCCGCCGGCCGCGGCGTGTCGCTCGCTTCCGTCGAGCGACGCGCTCGGGACGGCATCACCGGCAAGCGCCCGCCCGGCGAAATCGGCTTCGCGGTGCTGCGCGCCGGTGGCATCATCGGAGAGCACAGCGTCCTCTTCGCCGCCGCCGAGGAGGTTATAACGCTCTCCCATTCCGCCCTCGACCGCGCCATGTTCGCCCGCGGCGCGCTTGCCGCCGCCCGCTGGCTCGCAGGCCGCGCCCCGGGCGAATACAGCATGCGGGATGTGCTGGGACTGGCGCCGGGCGGCCGCTGA
- a CDS encoding GNAT family N-acetyltransferase, with amino-acid sequence MDAGGVTIRLIGADEVEAFRTIRLESLRADPASFASRYEDWEVLSLEEWRERLNEPVFIAFQEGEPVGIMGLFRQRSSKMAHRATIVMVYVRAGLRGTGLAVMLLEAISNHARDIGIRQLELFVSAENPAAIRFYQRQGFAEIGRIPGGVLEEGREIDDVMMARRVAASSKAP; translated from the coding sequence ATGGATGCAGGCGGCGTGACGATCAGGCTCATCGGGGCAGACGAGGTGGAGGCCTTCCGGACTATCCGCCTGGAATCGCTTCGCGCCGATCCAGCCTCTTTTGCCAGTCGCTATGAAGACTGGGAGGTGCTCTCTCTCGAGGAGTGGCGCGAACGGCTGAACGAGCCGGTTTTCATCGCCTTCCAGGAGGGCGAGCCGGTCGGCATTATGGGCCTGTTTCGGCAGCGGTCGAGCAAGATGGCTCACCGCGCCACGATCGTCATGGTCTATGTCCGCGCCGGCCTGCGCGGGACGGGCCTTGCGGTCATGCTCCTGGAGGCGATTTCCAATCACGCGCGCGACATCGGCATCCGCCAACTGGAGCTCTTCGTCAGCGCCGAAAACCCGGCGGCAATACGGTTCTATCAGCGCCAGGGTTTTGCCGAGATTGGCAGGATTCCCGGCGGCGTGCTGGAGGAGGGCAGGGAGATCGACGATGTGATGATGGCGCGGCGGGTGGCGGCATCCTCCAAGGCCCCTTGA